In Candidatus Binatia bacterium, one DNA window encodes the following:
- a CDS encoding ABC transporter ATP-binding protein codes for MRRLWKYLARYRARYVAGCLCLIGTATLAMTIPVLLKRAVDSIPVAANVAAGTAGSASTAAWYALAVIVIAIAQGVVRTFSRFVIFNVGRDVEYDLRNDLFRHLERLPWQFYQVHPTGDLMSRLVNDISAVRMLLGPGVLNLLNTPLYYLYAVTIMVSIDPLLTVAALSPYPIMLLVVKRYSRRLMEGTLRVQEGLADMSSLVQENVSGIHVVKAYVREEHEIARFRAMNDRFREVSLELGRARGIIAPVIRSVSALGILVVLWLGGRHVARGLLTIGDLVAFIGYLHLLAWPTMALGWMLSTLQRGRAAMQRLEELFAVEPAIADPPGVPRPAWAVPIVDLDAAAANGAAPSVAASDGAAPGVMPTNDAVAARDGDGERTAAGNGAAAPPAITRGEIELRGVSFAYPGPASPKVLCDIDVHIPAGATVAIVGRAGAGKTSLLNLLPRLFDPTEGEVRIDGRNVRDYPLATLRRAIAFVPQDPFLFSTSIRANLAFALSELDPDDEEAHRLVREAARWAAVADDIEDFPRGYDTMVGERGITLSGGQKQRVTLARALLADAPILVLDDALSSVDTQTEERILRALEERRRGRTCLIVAHRLSTVQDADLILVLDRGRIVERGDHQQLLARGGLYAELFQRQRLTEELEAI; via the coding sequence ATGCGCCGCCTCTGGAAGTATCTTGCCCGCTACCGAGCGCGCTACGTCGCCGGCTGCCTGTGCCTGATCGGCACCGCGACGCTCGCGATGACGATCCCGGTGCTGCTCAAGCGCGCGGTCGACAGCATCCCGGTCGCGGCCAACGTGGCGGCCGGTACGGCCGGCAGCGCGAGCACGGCCGCGTGGTACGCGCTCGCCGTCATCGTGATCGCGATCGCGCAGGGCGTCGTCCGCACGTTCTCGCGCTTCGTGATCTTCAACGTCGGGCGTGACGTCGAGTACGACCTGCGCAACGACCTCTTCCGCCACCTCGAGCGCCTGCCCTGGCAGTTCTATCAGGTGCACCCGACCGGTGATCTGATGTCGCGTCTGGTCAACGACATCTCCGCGGTGCGCATGCTGCTCGGGCCGGGCGTGCTGAACCTGCTCAACACGCCGCTCTACTACCTCTACGCGGTGACGATCATGGTCTCGATCGACCCGCTGCTGACGGTCGCGGCGCTGTCGCCGTACCCGATCATGCTGCTGGTCGTGAAGCGCTACAGCCGCCGCCTGATGGAGGGCACGCTGCGCGTGCAGGAGGGGCTCGCCGACATGAGCTCGCTCGTGCAGGAGAACGTGAGCGGCATCCACGTCGTCAAGGCGTACGTGCGCGAGGAGCACGAGATCGCGCGCTTCCGCGCGATGAACGATCGCTTCCGCGAGGTGAGCCTCGAGCTCGGGCGCGCGCGCGGCATCATCGCGCCGGTGATCCGCTCGGTGAGCGCGCTCGGCATCCTGGTCGTGCTCTGGCTCGGCGGGCGGCACGTCGCGCGCGGTCTGCTGACGATCGGCGACCTGGTGGCGTTCATCGGCTACCTGCACCTGCTCGCGTGGCCGACGATGGCGCTCGGCTGGATGCTCTCGACCCTGCAGCGCGGTCGCGCGGCGATGCAGCGCCTCGAGGAGCTGTTCGCGGTCGAGCCGGCGATCGCGGATCCGCCGGGCGTGCCGCGTCCGGCGTGGGCGGTGCCGATCGTCGACCTCGACGCGGCTGCGGCGAACGGCGCCGCGCCGAGCGTCGCCGCGTCCGACGGGGCTGCGCCGGGCGTCATGCCGACGAACGACGCGGTCGCCGCGCGCGACGGCGACGGCGAGCGCACCGCGGCTGGCAACGGCGCTGCCGCGCCGCCGGCGATCACGCGCGGCGAGATCGAGCTGCGCGGCGTGTCGTTCGCGTACCCCGGGCCGGCCTCGCCCAAGGTGCTGTGCGACATCGACGTGCACATCCCCGCAGGCGCGACGGTGGCGATCGTCGGCCGCGCGGGCGCCGGCAAGACCTCGCTGCTGAACCTGCTGCCACGGCTCTTCGATCCGACCGAGGGCGAGGTGCGCATCGACGGCCGCAACGTGCGCGACTACCCGCTCGCGACGCTGCGCCGCGCGATCGCCTTCGTGCCGCAGGATCCGTTTCTGTTCTCGACCTCGATCCGCGCGAACCTCGCGTTCGCGCTGTCCGAGCTCGATCCGGACGACGAGGAAGCGCACCGGCTCGTGCGCGAGGCGGCGCGCTGGGCGGCGGTCGCGGACGACATCGAGGACTTCCCGCGCGGCTACGACACCATGGTCGGCGAGCGCGGCATCACGCTGTCGGGCGGCCAGAAGCAGCGCGTGACGCTCGCGCGCGCGCTGCTCGCCGACGCGCCGATCCTGGTGCTCGACGACGCGCTCTCGAGCGTCGACACGCAGACCGAGGAGCGCATCCTGCGCGCGCTCGAGGAGCGTCGGCGCGGGCGCACGTGCCTGATCGTCGCGCACCGTCTGTCGACGGTGCAGGACGCCGATCTGATCCTCGTGCTCGACCGCGGCCGCATCGTCGAGCGCGGCGACCACCAGCAGCTGCTGGCGCGCGGCGGCCTCTATGCCGAGCTGTTCCAGCGCCAGCGCCTGACCGAGGAGCTGGAGGCGATTTGA
- a CDS encoding ABC transporter ATP-binding protein produces MTRPADKRAVRRAETPSDSIHAEERVTAYDAELLRRLWGFIRPYRRTFWLSIAILPVISALMLVQPYLLKIAIDRYVETGDVAGLTRIAILFALAVVGEFVALYYQYYLTMVVAQKSLADLRVALFSHLERLPQRFFDRNPVGRLVTRLTTDVDVLTEMFASGAMTVFMDGLTLVGIVAIMLWIDWRLALVTLSVVPLLLIAIDFFRKRARVTYRLIRERIARINSFLSEAISGMPVIQLFAREAATFREFDEHNAAHRDANHMSNIYEAALFSIVEAVSSISMALVVWYGSGQILKGVVAFGTLVAFIEYIQKFFVPIRDFSTKYAVLQSAMTAAERVFQLLDTPLEIASPAQPRRVPPDSPERGAIRFENVWFAYKGDEYVLRDVSIDVRPGETVALVGATGSGKSTIIKLLGRSFDVSRGSVKVSGVDVREWDLHELRREIGIVLQDAFLFSGTVAGNITLGRPLPQERLEEVVRAANLSELVASLPRGFEQPIRERGNNLSVGQRQLLAFARALAYDPRILVLDEATSSVDAETEQLVQEALDRLLQGRTALVIAHRLSTIERADRIVVLHKGEVREVGTHAELLALGKIYARLYELQYAGLRDARAAGSGAGAASS; encoded by the coding sequence TTGACGCGTCCCGCCGACAAGCGCGCCGTCCGTCGCGCGGAGACGCCGTCGGACAGCATCCACGCGGAGGAGCGCGTCACCGCGTACGACGCCGAGCTCCTGCGCCGGCTGTGGGGCTTCATCCGCCCGTACCGCAGGACCTTCTGGCTGAGCATCGCGATCCTGCCGGTGATCTCGGCGCTGATGCTCGTCCAGCCGTACCTGCTGAAGATCGCGATCGACCGCTACGTCGAGACCGGCGACGTCGCCGGCTTGACGCGCATCGCGATCCTGTTCGCGCTCGCGGTCGTCGGCGAGTTCGTCGCCCTGTACTACCAGTACTACTTGACGATGGTGGTCGCGCAGAAGAGCCTCGCCGACCTGCGCGTCGCGCTCTTCAGCCACCTCGAGCGCCTGCCGCAGCGCTTCTTCGACCGCAATCCCGTCGGGCGTCTGGTGACGCGTCTCACGACCGACGTCGACGTGCTGACCGAGATGTTCGCCTCGGGCGCGATGACCGTCTTCATGGACGGGCTCACGCTGGTCGGCATCGTCGCGATCATGCTGTGGATCGACTGGCGGCTCGCGCTCGTGACGCTGTCCGTCGTGCCGCTGCTGCTGATCGCGATCGACTTCTTCCGCAAGCGCGCGCGCGTCACCTACCGCCTGATCCGCGAGCGCATCGCGCGCATCAACAGCTTCTTGTCGGAAGCGATCTCCGGCATGCCGGTGATCCAGCTCTTCGCGCGCGAGGCGGCGACCTTCCGCGAGTTCGACGAGCACAACGCCGCGCACCGCGACGCCAACCACATGTCGAACATCTACGAGGCGGCGCTGTTCTCGATCGTCGAGGCGGTGAGCTCGATCTCGATGGCGCTGGTGGTCTGGTACGGCTCCGGGCAGATCCTGAAGGGCGTGGTCGCGTTCGGCACGCTGGTCGCGTTCATCGAGTACATCCAGAAGTTCTTCGTGCCGATCCGCGACTTCTCGACCAAGTACGCGGTGCTGCAGTCGGCGATGACGGCGGCCGAGCGCGTCTTCCAGCTGCTCGACACGCCGCTCGAGATCGCGTCGCCCGCGCAGCCGCGCCGCGTCCCGCCGGACTCGCCCGAGCGCGGCGCGATCCGCTTCGAGAACGTCTGGTTCGCCTACAAGGGCGACGAGTACGTCCTGCGCGACGTCTCGATCGACGTGCGTCCCGGCGAGACGGTGGCGCTGGTCGGCGCGACGGGCTCGGGCAAGTCGACGATCATCAAGCTGCTCGGGCGCAGCTTCGACGTCTCGCGCGGCAGCGTGAAGGTGTCGGGCGTCGACGTGCGCGAGTGGGACCTGCACGAGCTGCGGCGCGAGATCGGCATCGTCCTGCAGGACGCCTTCCTGTTCTCGGGCACCGTCGCCGGCAACATCACGCTCGGGCGACCGTTGCCGCAGGAGCGCCTCGAGGAGGTCGTGCGCGCCGCGAACCTGAGCGAGCTCGTCGCGAGCCTGCCGCGCGGCTTCGAGCAGCCGATCCGCGAGCGCGGCAACAACCTGTCCGTGGGGCAGCGGCAGCTGCTCGCGTTCGCGCGCGCGCTCGCGTACGACCCGCGCATCCTGGTGCTCGACGAAGCCACCTCGAGCGTCGACGCCGAGACCGAGCAGCTCGTGCAGGAAGCGCTCGACCGCCTGCTGCAAGGGCGCACGGCGCTGGTCATCGCGCACCGTCTGTCGACGATCGAGCGCGCCGACCGGATCGTCGTCCTGCACAAGGGCGAGGTGCGCGAGGTCGGCACGCACGCCGAGCTGCTCGCGCTCGGCAAGATCTACGCACGGCTCTACGAGCTGCAGTACGCGGGGCTGCGCGACGCGCGCGCGGCGGGTTCGGGTGCGGGTGCTGCGTCGTCCTGA
- a CDS encoding aminopeptidase, whose product MLLARVAVLLGALSCLVGCGGCSPLYVLRSAYEEGRILLSRQSIESLLEKPELDPDTRAKLELVLEVRRFARDRLGLAVGDAYASFSIVPPGALLHVVSAAERTRLEPYTWWFPIVGDVDYKGFFDEADARAEAERLQSKGYDTWVRPSVAFSTLGWFDDPVLSSWLRADPVRITELLIHELLHRTWYVSGETEFNESLATFVGHVGAIEFFRARDGEDAETTRRAVAGWDEALAESRLWTTAVEELRALYEASAREGRPVDEVLAAREKIFRAIERGELDGADAFPAAATQPTPRRRTPIPVNNAVILANYAYLKELDAFDAIYRQAGDLRASLARLREIVDDADDPFAALAQAASTAPPPSSHVDTAPPSQSGDATSSPADEATLPGAASRS is encoded by the coding sequence GTGCTGCTCGCGCGCGTCGCGGTGCTGCTCGGTGCGCTGTCGTGTCTCGTCGGCTGCGGCGGCTGCTCGCCGCTCTACGTGCTGCGCTCGGCGTACGAGGAAGGACGCATCCTGCTCTCGCGGCAATCGATCGAGTCGCTGCTCGAGAAGCCCGAGCTCGACCCGGACACGCGCGCGAAGCTCGAGCTCGTCCTCGAGGTGCGGCGCTTCGCGCGCGACCGCCTCGGTCTCGCGGTGGGCGACGCGTACGCGTCGTTCTCGATCGTGCCGCCCGGCGCGCTGCTGCACGTCGTGTCGGCGGCGGAGCGCACGCGGCTCGAGCCGTACACCTGGTGGTTCCCGATCGTCGGCGACGTCGACTACAAGGGCTTCTTCGACGAGGCCGACGCGCGCGCCGAGGCCGAGCGGCTGCAGAGCAAGGGCTACGACACCTGGGTGCGTCCGTCGGTCGCCTTCAGCACGCTCGGCTGGTTCGACGACCCGGTGCTGTCGAGCTGGCTGCGCGCCGATCCGGTGCGGATCACCGAGCTGCTGATCCACGAGCTGCTGCACCGCACCTGGTACGTCTCGGGCGAGACCGAGTTCAACGAGTCGCTCGCGACCTTCGTCGGCCACGTCGGTGCGATCGAGTTCTTCCGCGCGCGCGACGGCGAGGACGCCGAGACCACGCGCCGGGCGGTCGCGGGCTGGGACGAGGCGCTCGCCGAGTCGCGTCTGTGGACCACGGCGGTCGAGGAGCTGCGCGCGCTCTACGAGGCGAGCGCGCGCGAGGGGCGTCCGGTCGACGAGGTGCTCGCCGCGCGCGAGAAGATCTTCCGCGCCATCGAGCGCGGCGAGCTCGACGGCGCGGATGCCTTCCCGGCGGCCGCGACGCAGCCGACGCCGCGGCGGCGCACGCCGATCCCGGTCAACAACGCGGTGATCCTCGCGAACTACGCGTACTTGAAGGAGCTCGACGCCTTCGACGCGATCTACCGCCAGGCGGGCGACCTGCGCGCGTCGCTCGCGCGGCTGCGCGAGATCGTCGACGACGCGGACGATCCGTTCGCGGCGCTCGCGCAGGCGGCGAGCACGGCACCGCCGCCGTCGTCACACGTTGATACCGCTCCCCCGTCGCAGAGCGGTGACGCGACGTCGTCACCGGCCGACGAGGCGACGTTGCCCGGCGCGGCGTCGCGCAGCTAG
- a CDS encoding Mut7-C RNAse domain-containing protein — translation MQPRFAVDRMLGRLARWLRILGFDAAYRPEMPGARLLTLAAREGRIVLTRDARLRDPRGRVRIVRLAADRFRDQLRELDRIFPLGGVEQRPSRCVECNVEVEALPLERVPQTVPEYVRATQKEFQRCPRCRRIYWPATHRERMQAEIAALGLSEPEHDPESARAHAHAPAAGEANG, via the coding sequence GTGCAGCCCCGCTTCGCCGTCGATCGCATGCTCGGCCGGCTCGCGCGCTGGCTGCGCATCCTCGGCTTCGACGCGGCCTACCGCCCGGAGATGCCGGGCGCCCGCCTGCTGACGCTCGCCGCGCGCGAGGGACGCATCGTCCTCACCCGCGACGCGCGCCTGCGCGACCCGCGCGGTCGCGTGCGCATCGTGCGCCTCGCCGCGGACCGCTTCCGCGACCAGCTGCGCGAGCTCGACCGGATCTTCCCGCTGGGCGGCGTCGAGCAGCGGCCGTCGCGCTGCGTCGAGTGCAACGTCGAGGTCGAGGCGCTGCCGCTCGAGCGCGTGCCGCAGACGGTGCCGGAGTACGTCCGCGCGACGCAGAAAGAGTTCCAGCGCTGTCCGCGCTGCCGCCGGATCTACTGGCCGGCGACGCACCGCGAGCGCATGCAGGCCGAGATCGCGGCGCTCGGCTTGAGCGAGCCCGAGCACGACCCCGAGTCCGCGCGTGCGCACGCGCACGCGCCGGCGGCAGGAGAGGCCAATGGCTGA
- a CDS encoding tRNA (cytidine(34)-2'-O)-methyltransferase, with translation MLVVLVEPEIPQNTGSIARLCAATETPLHLVGKLGFSLEDRYLKRAGLDYWPYVDLTVHAGWQEFDAARAPGRLLAFSSHGVESYTRIEFREDDALVFGGETRGLPDDLRAKLAPLYRIPMSGRGVRSLNLSNAVSIVLYEALRQLGRA, from the coding sequence ATGCTCGTAGTCCTGGTCGAGCCCGAGATTCCGCAGAACACGGGCTCGATCGCGCGGCTGTGCGCCGCGACCGAGACCCCGCTGCACCTGGTCGGAAAGCTCGGCTTCTCGCTCGAGGACCGCTACCTCAAGCGCGCGGGCCTCGACTACTGGCCGTACGTCGACCTCACCGTGCACGCCGGCTGGCAGGAGTTCGACGCCGCGCGCGCGCCCGGTCGCCTGCTCGCCTTCAGCTCGCACGGCGTCGAGTCGTACACGCGGATCGAGTTTCGCGAGGACGACGCGCTGGTCTTCGGCGGCGAGACGCGCGGCCTGCCCGACGATCTGCGCGCCAAGCTCGCACCGCTCTACCGCATCCCGATGTCCGGCCGCGGCGTGCGCAGCCTGAACCTCTCGAACGCGGTGTCGATCGTGCTCTACGAGGCGCTGCGCCAGCTCGGGCGGGCGTGA
- a CDS encoding DUF1285 domain-containing protein, whose translation MPKAGFWAIENKSIRFGRDGRWYADDAPIENQRIADLFSRHVTREQDGSWWLRIGDERAKIVVEDTPYVVTRVDGDAEAGFRITLNDGTSEPLAASSLTLGKDDVLYVDVKGGAFRARFLRAAQAELLSHVEMDGDRFVLRLPSGTHEIAQDAARCS comes from the coding sequence ATGCCGAAGGCTGGATTCTGGGCCATCGAGAACAAGAGCATCCGCTTCGGGCGCGACGGACGCTGGTACGCGGACGACGCGCCGATCGAGAACCAGCGCATCGCCGACCTGTTCTCGCGCCACGTCACGCGCGAGCAGGACGGCAGCTGGTGGCTGCGCATCGGCGACGAGCGCGCCAAGATCGTCGTCGAGGACACCCCCTACGTCGTCACGCGCGTCGACGGCGACGCCGAGGCGGGCTTCCGCATCACGCTCAACGACGGCACCTCGGAGCCGCTCGCGGCGTCCTCCCTCACCCTCGGCAAGGACGACGTGCTCTACGTCGACGTCAAGGGCGGCGCGTTCCGCGCCCGCTTCCTGCGCGCCGCGCAGGCGGAGCTGCTCTCGCACGTCGAGATGGACGGCGACCGCTTCGTCCTGCGCCTGCCGTCCGGGACGCACGAGATCGCGCAAGACGCGGCGCGATGCTCGTAG